The DNA window CGGAACGCATCCTCTATTACACTGGCCGCTCCTACAAGATCGGCGAAGTACATGAGGGCACGGCCACCATGGACTGGATGGCGCAGGAGCAGGAGCGCGGCATCACGATCACCTCGGCCGCGACCACTTGCCAGTGGGGAAACATCCAGATCAATATCATTGATACTCCGGGCCACGTTGACTTCACTGCTGAAGTGGAGCGCAGCCTCCGGGTTCTTGATGGTGCGGTCGCGGTGTTTGACGCGGTAGCTGGTGTGCAGCCGCAAACGGAAACGGTGTGGCGCCAGGCTGACAAGTACAAGGTGCCTCGCATCTGCTTCGTCAACAAGATGGACCGCATCGGTGCGGACTTCTTTCATGCGGTCAAGACCATGGTCGATCGTCTCGGTTGCCGTCCGGTGCCGATTCAGATTCCGGTCGGCGGGGAAGATCAGTTCAAGGGTGTTGTCAATCTCGTAACCATGAAGGCCCGCATCTGGCTCGATGAGAGCCTGGGAGCGAAGTTCGAGGACATTGAGATTCCAGAGCATCTGCTCGATCAGGCCAATGAGTATCGTGAGAATCTCATTGAGGCCGCCTCGGAAGTGGATGACGTGTTGATGGAGAAGTACCTCAATGGTGAGGCTCCGACTGAAGCTGAGCTCAAGAAGGCGATCCGCAAGGGTACCCTCGAGCAGTCCTTCTTCCCGGTGATCTGTGGTTCGTCCTTTAAAAATAAGGGCGTGCAGAACATGCTGGACGCGGTGGTGGACTATCTGCCTTCCCCGGTAGATGTGCCCCCGATGAAGGGCATTGATTTCGACAATCGCGAGCTGGAAGTGATCCGCAAGGCAGACGACAACGAGCCCTTCTCGGCGTTGGTCTTCAAGATCATGACCGATCCGTTCGTTGGCCAGTTGAGCTTTATCCGCGTCTATTCGGGCAAGCTGAACACGGGCGATCAGGTCCTCAACGTTTCGAAGAATCGTTCCGAGCGCCTGGGCCGTCTCGTCAAAATGCACGCCAACAAGCGTGAAGAAATTCAGGAAATCCTGGCCGGCGACATTTGCGCGGCCGTGGGTCTGAAGTCGGTGATCACCGGCGATACGATTTGCGACCCGAACAAGCCTGTCATCCTTGAGTCCATTGACTTCCCGGCTCCTGTGATTCAGCTCGCCATCGAGCCGAAGACGAAGAGCGATCAGGAAAAGATGGGCATGGCGATTGCAAAGCTGGTTGCCGAGGATCCCACTTTGCGGGTGAACACCGATCCCGAAACGAATCAAACGATTCTGGCGGGCATGGGTGAACTTCATCTCGAAATCATCGTCGACCGTATGCGCCGCGAGTTTGGTGTGGAAGCGAATGTGGGTAAGCCGCAGGTCGCCTACCGCGAGTCGATTCGCC is part of the Bryobacter aggregatus MPL3 genome and encodes:
- the fusA gene encoding elongation factor G, with amino-acid sequence MPRTTPLERMRNIGIMAHIDAGKTTTTERILYYTGRSYKIGEVHEGTATMDWMAQEQERGITITSAATTCQWGNIQINIIDTPGHVDFTAEVERSLRVLDGAVAVFDAVAGVQPQTETVWRQADKYKVPRICFVNKMDRIGADFFHAVKTMVDRLGCRPVPIQIPVGGEDQFKGVVNLVTMKARIWLDESLGAKFEDIEIPEHLLDQANEYRENLIEAASEVDDVLMEKYLNGEAPTEAELKKAIRKGTLEQSFFPVICGSSFKNKGVQNMLDAVVDYLPSPVDVPPMKGIDFDNRELEVIRKADDNEPFSALVFKIMTDPFVGQLSFIRVYSGKLNTGDQVLNVSKNRSERLGRLVKMHANKREEIQEILAGDICAAVGLKSVITGDTICDPNKPVILESIDFPAPVIQLAIEPKTKSDQEKMGMAIAKLVAEDPTLRVNTDPETNQTILAGMGELHLEIIVDRMRREFGVEANVGKPQVAYRESIRQTALGEEKYSKQTGGRGQYGHCKLRIEPLDTGGGYEFVSEVTGGSIPKEYIPAIQKGVAERLEMGIIAGFPMSDIKVIVYEGSYHEVDSSEMAFKIAGSLALQDAVKKARPVLMEPVMKVEVVVPDEYMGPVNGDLISRRGQLQGTERQGSTTIINAMVPLSEMFGYATDLRSKTQGRGAFTMHFGKYEDLPKNLADEIIAKTKGTGR